The following coding sequences lie in one Euhalothece natronophila Z-M001 genomic window:
- a CDS encoding glycosyltransferase family 2 protein: protein MSYSSTISENGSIDAKVCPQVSVIVPIYNEVESLETLISAIAQTLLSTRYSYEIICVDDGSRDGSISLLKKLAETRSDLCAVILRRNYGQTAAMAAGFNYAKGQFIISLDADLQNDPTDIPHLITKLEEGYDLVSGWRKHRQDAALTRLLPSKIANWIIGRVTNVRIHDYGCSLKGYRAELLADMNLYGELHRFLPALAFMEGAKIAEIPVKHHPRYYGSSKYGLGRTLRVLMDLLTIWFMQKFLTRPMHVFGSLGLISMALGGLAGGYLTVLKFGFDQNIGDRPLLILVVVLLLAGVQLFSFGLLGELLIRTYHESQGRPIYRVREVFSVKRDSVYSDSK from the coding sequence GTGAGTTATTCTTCTACTATTTCAGAAAACGGTAGTATTGACGCAAAAGTATGTCCACAAGTTTCGGTGATTGTGCCAATTTATAATGAGGTAGAGAGTTTAGAGACATTAATTAGCGCGATCGCGCAAACCCTTCTTTCTACTCGCTATTCCTATGAAATTATTTGTGTGGATGATGGATCGAGAGATGGATCAATTTCCCTCCTGAAAAAATTAGCGGAAACGAGAAGTGACTTATGTGCTGTGATTCTCCGTCGCAACTATGGACAAACGGCAGCCATGGCAGCAGGGTTTAATTATGCGAAAGGACAATTTATTATTTCCCTTGATGCGGATCTCCAAAATGATCCCACAGATATTCCTCACCTGATCACAAAACTAGAAGAAGGCTATGATTTAGTAAGTGGGTGGCGCAAACACCGTCAAGATGCAGCCCTTACCCGTTTACTCCCTTCTAAAATTGCCAATTGGATTATTGGACGAGTAACCAATGTTCGCATTCACGACTACGGCTGTTCTTTGAAAGGATACCGCGCCGAATTACTGGCTGATATGAATCTATATGGAGAATTGCATCGCTTTCTTCCTGCATTAGCCTTTATGGAAGGGGCAAAAATTGCTGAGATTCCTGTTAAACATCATCCCCGATATTATGGCAGTAGTAAATATGGGTTAGGGCGAACCCTGCGAGTATTAATGGACTTATTAACCATTTGGTTTATGCAGAAATTTCTCACACGCCCCATGCACGTTTTTGGTTCTCTAGGATTAATTTCTATGGCGCTAGGGGGATTAGCTGGGGGATATTTAACGGTTTTAAAGTTTGGTTTTGATCAAAATATCGGCGATCGCCCTTTATTAATTTTAGTCGTGGTTTTACTGTTAGCTGGTGTGCAATTATTCTCTTTTGGTTTATTAGGAGAGTTGCTGATTCGCACTTATCATGAGTCCCAAGGAAGACCCATTTATCGGGTTCGAGAGGTTTTTTCTGTGAAGCGCGATTCGGTTTATAGTGATTCCAAATAA